TGTTGGCATTCTGCTGGGTGAGCTGACTGGAGATCGAATTGAAGCGTTTGCTCAGGGCCTGCGCATCGCTGAGCAGCAGTTGCCGTGCCGCATCATCGGTCGGTGCCGAAGAGACGTTCTGCATGGAGCTGAAGAACTTGGTCAGTGCGCTGCTGATGCCGGTACTGCTGTCCGACAGCAACTTGTCTACCGGGGTAACCTGCGCCAGATAAGTGGCCGAATCACTATTGAGCGAAGTCGCGGTCTGCAACTGCGCATCAAGGTAGCTGTTGTACACCCGACGCACATCGGCGAGGGTCGTACCGCTGCCGATGAACACATTGCCGAACTGATTCGAGGCCTTGGTACTCTGCACGGTTTGCTGACGCGAGTAGCCGGCCGTATCGACGTTAGCGATATTGTTGCCGGTAACCATCAACGAGGTTTGGCTAGCGGATAAACCCGACATCCCGATGTTGAGCAAACTCATGGTTCAAACCTTATACCTTGTGCCTATAAAGGCGTGGTGGAAGCGCCCGCCGCAGCGTAGTTTTGGTAACTCGTCATCTGCTTGGCTATCTGCGAAATCTTGCTTGCGTAATCCGGGTCGGTTGCATACCCGGCTTTTTGCAACTCGCGTACAAACTGTTCTGGGTTATCGGCCGACTTCAGCACATCTTGATAGCGATTATTGCTTTGCAGCAGCGTCACAAGGTCATGGAAGCTGTCTTTGTAAGAGCCGTAGGAACGGAACTCGGCCGTCTCCTTGACCATCTCGCCATTTCTGAATTCGCTGGTGATCGCCCGCGCCGAATCGCCCTTCCAGTTACTGCTGGCCTTGATGCCGAACAGGTTGTGGCTGCTGCTGCCATCCTGGGCGCGCATGACCGATTTACCCCAACCGGTTTCCAGGGCAGCCTGAGCCACCAGGTAACGCGGATCGACACCGATACGGTCCGCAGCCTCTTTGGCCATCGGCAGCATGGTGTTGACGAATTCGTCGGCGGAACTGAAGGCTTTCTTCGGCGGTGCCAGGGGTATTTGAGCCATGGCACGACCATAAATCTGCAGGCGCCCGCTGGTTGTCGTATCCGTTTGCGAAGCCAGCCAATCGCCGTTGTACAGGGGACCGGAACCGGTCTTGGTGCTCTGCGGCACCTGGATATTGTTCTGCGCCGTTGTGGCGGTCGTTGCAGGGGTCGATGCCGACGGCACCAGCCCGGCGAGCAAACGATCAGCCAGTTTCGGTGGCAGTGCCAGACGCCGCTGATTGATCAGCGCCATGTCGTTACGATGAGCACCCTCACCCGCGCTTGCCGGCGTTTTCACCGAGCGCGAAGCCCACAGCGGGCGCTCACCATTGAGACGCGACAGCGGCCCGTTGGTGGCGACCGTACCGGCGGCAATCGGCGTTTCCACCGCAGCTTTCGCGGCAGCTTGCTTGGCGGCAGACGCTGCCGCGGCCTCACCCGGCGCCATCGGTTTATTCTTCGACATCTGGCGCATCAGTACGTCGGCCAGGCCGATACCACCGCCTTCGCGGGACAGGGAAACGGCCAACTGCTGGTCGTACATTTCCTGGTATTGCTTGGCCGCTGGTGTGTTGAGCGGATTGTCCTGGCCCAGCGCTTCGGTGGCCGAGCGCATGGACTTGAGCATTTCACCGAGGAACAGCGATTCGAATTCCTGCGCCACTTTGCGCATGTTCGCATCGCTGTTCTTGTCGCCGACCTTGAGCTGGTTCAGGCGGTTCAGGTCCGAATAGGAACCCGAGTCGCTGCTGCTGACCAGACCGCTTTTGCGCATATCCATGGTCGCCGTCCTCAGATCACGATCAGGTCGGCTTGCAACGCGCCGGCCTGCTTCAGCGCTTCGAGGATCGCCATCAAGTCACCCGGTGCCGCGCCGACCTGGTTCACCGCACGGACGATTTCGTCGAGGGTGGTGCCCGGGCCGAACTTGAACATCGGCTTGGCTTCTTGTTGAGCGTTGACCCGCGAGCGCGGCACCACCGCCGTCTGCCCGTTGGACAGAGGGCCGGGCTGGCTGACGATCGGGTCTTCGGTAATGGTCACGGTCAGGCTGCCGTGGGTCACGGCGGCCGGGGAAACCTTGACGTTCTGGCCGATCACGATGGTGCCGGTGCGCGAGTTGATGATGACTTTCGCCACCGCCTGACCCGGGTCGACTTCGAGGTTTTCGAGGATCGACAAATAGTCGACCCGCTGGCTCGGATCGAGTGGCGCGGTCACACGGATCGAACCACCGTCGATGGCCTGGGCGACGCCAGGGCCGAGCATGTTGTTGATCTTGTCGACGATGCGCTTGGCGGTGGTGAAGTCCGAACGGTTGAGGTTCAGGGTCAGGCTGTTGCCCTGATTGAAACCGCTTGGCACCGCACGCTCGACCGATGCACCGCCAGGGATGCGACCGGCCGACGGAACGTTGACGGTGATCTTCGAACCGTCACGACCCTCGGCATCGAAACCGCCAACCACCAGGTTGCCCTGAGCGACGGCGTAGACGTTGCCGTCGATACCTTTGAGCGGCGTCAGCAGCAAGGTGCCGCCGCGCAGGCTCTTGGAGTTACCGATGGACGCTACGGTGATATCTATCTGCTGACCCGGCTTGGCAAACGCCGGCAGATCGGCACTGATCGACACGGCTGCGACGTTCTTCAATTGCACGTTGCCGGAACCTGCCGGCACCTTGATGCCGAACTGCGAAAGCATGTTGTTGAAAGTCTGCAGGGTAAACGGAGTCTGGGTCGTTTGGTCGCCGGTGCCGTTAAGCCCGACCACCAGGCCGTAACCGATCAATTGGTTGGAACGCACGCCGGAAATACTGGCGATATCCTTCAGCCGCTCGGCTTGAGCGTCGAATGCCGCGGACAGCAAAAGGACGCCCACCATCAGGTGTTTAAGATTCAACATAGCCACCTAGAAAGGGAACAGCGGGCTGAGGAAGAAACGGTCGAACCAGCCTGGCTGACTCGCATCGGCAAACGCACCGGTGCCCGAATAGGTGATGCGTGCATCGGCGACGCGGGTCGACGACACGGTGTTGTCAGTGGCGATGTCATCGGCGCGAACGAGGCCGGCAATCCGTACCAGTTCGTCACCGGTGTTGAGGGTTAGCCACTTCTCCCCGCGTACGGCGATGATGCCGTTGGGCAACACGTCGGCGACGGTCACGGTGATCGAACCGGTCAGGCTGTTGCTCTGGCCGGACTTGCTGTCGCCCTTGGTGGCGCGGTCACCTTCGTAACCGACATCCAGACTCAAGCTACCGCTGCCCACTGGATCGCTGGTGCTCAGGCCGCCCCCGAAAAACGAGCTCAGGCCGATGTCGGTCTTGCTGTTCTTGTCGATCTGCGAGTTGGCGTTCTTGCTCGCCTGTGTGCGCTCGTTCAGGGTGATGGTGATGATGTCACCGACCCGGAACGCCTTGCGGTCGCTGTACAGGTTCTGTTCGAAACCGGCCTGGTAGATCGAGCCGTTATTGGCGGCAGCCGGCAACGGCGTGCGCGGCAACACCGGGGCGTAGTAAGGGTCATTGGGCTTGGGCGGCGGGGCGACGCAGCCCGCGAGCACAACGGCCCCACTCAGTGCCAGAACAGATACAAAGCGATTCATGACCCTACCTCACGGTGTTGCAGGCGACCTCATGGCCGCCTCATAGACTTGATTACAGATTCTGCGTTACGAACGAGAGCATCTGGTCGGCGGTGGAGATCACCTTGGAGTTCATCTCGTAGGCGCGCTGAGTGGTGATCATGTTGACCATCTCTTCAACGGTGCTGACGTTGGACGTTTCCAGGGTGTTCTGCAGCGTGGTGCCGAAACCGGCGAGGCCCGGGGTGCCGACTTGCGGCGCGCCACTGGCAGCGGTTTCCAGGAACAGGTTGTTACCCACCGCTTGCAGACCGGCCGGGTTGATGAAGTCGGCGGTTTGCAGGTTGCCGATCACCTGGGAGGCCGGGTTGCCGGCAACAGTGACAGACACGGTGCCGTCACGGCCGACGGTGAACGTCTGGGCGTCGTTCGGAATGACAATCGCCGGCTCCAGGGCGAAGCCGCTGGCGTTCACGATCTGACCGTTGGAGTCCAGGTGGAAGGTACCGTCACGGGTGTAGGCCGTGGTGCCATCCGGCTGCAGAATCTGGAAGAAACCGCGACCATCGACGGCCAGGTCAAGCGGCTGCTCGGTTGTTTGCAAGCTACCAGCGGTGAAGTTTTTCTGGGTGCCGACAATGCGCACACCGGTACCCACTTGCAGACCCGACGGCAATTCACTGTCCTGGGTCGACTGGGCGCCTGGCTGGCGTTTGATCTGGTACAGCAAGTCCTGGAACTCGGCGCGGTCACGTTTGAAACCCGTGGTCGATACGTTCGCCAGGTTGTTGGAAATGGTGGTGAGGTTGGTGTCCTGGGCGGACAGACCTGTTTTGGCAACCCATAGAGCCGGAAGCATTCGATTCTCCTCGTGCGCCTGTTTTACGGCGCGACGTTCTGATAATTAGCTGATCTGCAAGACCCGAGCCATGGCCTGGTCATCGTCTTTGGCGGTGTTCATCATCTTGATGTGCAGCTCGAACTGCTTGGCCAGCGCCAGCACCGAGGTCATTTCTTCCACAGCATTGACGTTGCTCGACTCAAGGAACCCGGACACCAGTTTGACGTTGGCATCGGCCTGCGCCGGCTTGCCATCCTTGGTGTGGATCGAACCGTCCAGGCCTTTGGTCATGTTCTTGAAGTCCGGGTTGACCAGTTTGATGCGGTCGACTTCGGCCATCACGCGAGGGCCTTCACCCATCGCACGGATGCTGATGGTGCCGTCTTCGCCGACTTCGATTTGCTGCTCGGGCGGCACGGCAATCGGCCCGCCGTTGCCTACCACCGGCATACCGTTGCCAGCACGCAGCACGCCCAGCGCGTCAACGTTCAGGCTGCCGGTGCGCACGTAGCTTTCACCGCCATCGGGGTTCTGCACGGCGATCCAGCCGTTACCCTGCACCGCGACGTCGAGGTCGCGACCGGTTTGCACCAGCGCACCCGGGGAGAAGTCGGTGGCCGGACGTTCGCTCATGGCAAACGCACGCGCCGGAAAGCTGTCACCAAACACCGGCATCGAACGGGCCTGTTCCAGGTCTTTCTGAAAACCGTTGGTAGAGATGTTCGCCAGGTTGTTGGCATGAGCCTTCTGCGCCAGTGCATTCTGGCTGGCGCCGGTCATTGCCACATAAAGGTACTTGTCCACACTCTTTCCTCTGCATGCCGGACGTTTGCCGCCCACCGCTGTACTGCTGAGCCATAAGCAATTTGCAGACCAACTTTTTTCTGGCGGCGCAGGGCCCGGCAAACAAAGGACTTGAGGGATCGGAGGGGATTGGGGGGAATGTGTCGAAGACGAAAAACCGGCGGTGTTATGCCGGTTGGTGGCAAGGCTTGACCGAGGTGTTGGCAGTGCTTGCCTCTTCGCGGGCAAGCCCGCTCCCACAGGATCTTCGGTGAACACAGTATTTGTGAACAACAAAGAAACCTGTGGGAGCGGGCTTGCCCGCGAAGAGGCCAGCACAAACACCGCACATGCCTGTTATGACTCGGTCTTGCCGACCTCATACTCACGCAACTTATTGGCAATGGTCGTATGCGAAACCCCCAACCGCTTGCCCAGTTGCCGACTGCTCGGATGCTCGGAATACAAACGCTCCAGCACCGCTTTTTCAAAGCGCCCGACAATCTCGTCCAAGCCGCCCTCAAGGGAAAAATCGCCAAGCGGCTGACGCACGCCGTAGTCCGGCAGACGAATGTGCTCGGCTTTGACGGTGCCGCCGTCACACAGGGAAACCGCCTGGAACAGTACGTTTTCCAACTGCCGCACGTTACCCGGCCAGTGATAGTGACTGAGCCGTTCCATCGCCGCCGGCGCCAGTTTCGGCAACGGGCAACCGATCTGCCGACTGGCCTGATCGAGGAAGTGCTCCACCAGCGGCGCCAGTCCGTCGAGGCATTCGCGCAGCGGCGGAATGTGCAGCGAGAGCACGTTCAAACGGTGGTACAAATCCTGGCGAAACTCACCGCGAGCGCACAACTCGGACAAGTCCACTTGAGTCGCGCAGATCACCCGCACATCCAGATAAACCTCTTCATCACTGCCGACACGACGGAAGCAACCGTCCTGCAGAAAGCGCAGCAATTTCACTTGCAAGCGCGGGCTCATTTCGCCGACGCCATCGAGAAACAGCGTACCGCCCGCCGTCAGTTCCAACAGCCCGAGCTTGCCTTCGGCCCGTGCCCCTTCGAAGGCGCCGGGGCCGTAACCGAACAATTCGGTCTCGGCCATGGACTCCGGCAAGCCGGCGCAATTGAGCGCCATCAACGGTGATTGCCCACGCGGGCTCGCCAGGTGACAAGCCCGCGCCAACAACTCTTTGCCGGTGCCGGTTTCGCCTTCGATCAACAGCGGCGCATCCAGCGGCGCCATGCGCCGCGCTTCGCGAACCACCGCAGCCATCACTTTCGAGCTCTGGAAAATGCTGTCGAAGCCGCGCAATTCCTGCTTGCGCACGTTATAGATGCGCTCACCCACCCGGTCCGCCCGGTGCAACGTCAACACCGCACCGGCCATGGCCTCGCTTTCGTCATGCTCCGATTGCAGCGGCGCGATGTCGGCGAGAAACACGTCACCCTTGACCTTGACCCGCAAGCCGTTGATCCGCGACTTGTTCGCGCGCACCAGCTCCGGCAAATCGAAATCCTCGGCGTACCGCGACAATGGAATCCCGGGCACCTCGTCCACCCGCACCCCGAGCAACTGCGCCGCCGCACGGTTGGCCGCGACGATGGAGCCGCCCATGTCGATCGACAGCACCGGAAACTCCAGGGCACCGAGCAAGGCATTGAGCTCCATGTGCCGACGCTCGCTGGGCATCAGCCCTACGCGTTTGACGCCGAACACCCCACCAATCGCCTCGAACTTCGGACGCAACGCCTGGAACTGAATATTGATCAGGTTCGGGCAGTGCAGATAGATAGCATTGCCGTGCTCACCGCCCACCTCGCCGCGGGCGACGTTGATCCCGTACTCGACCAACAGGTTGAGAATGTCGCGCAGGATACCGATGCGGTTCTGGCAGTGGACTTTGATACGCATATAAAGGCCCGTAACAGGGGAATCGAGGCCCGACGCAAGGAAATTTCTGCGCGAACGCCAAGTTAGTCGTCAAGATTATGTGACACCCACGATCCATTTCAAACATGGAAATATCAATACTTACGCCACAGCAGCCAAACCGTAACGAATACTTTACGAAACGCATGGCTTTTTCCTACATAAGGCGCGGAACACCTGCTGCAAAGTCGCATACCTTGGCGTATCAATAATTCCAGAGCAGGACATAAAACAAGAACGTATCCCCTAGCAGGAGAGCAGCATGAAGCAGACGCAATACGTGGCTCGTGAGCCCGATGCGCAAGGTTTTATCGACTACCCCGCCGAAGAACACGCGGTGTGGAACACGCTGATCACTCGCCAACTGAAAGTGGTCGAGGGTCGTGCGTGCCAGGAATACCTGGACGGTATCGAAAAACTCGGTCTGCCCCACGACCGCATCCCGCAACTGGGTGAGATCAACAAAGTCCTCGGTGAAACCACCGGCTGGCAAGTTGCCCGAGTACCCGCACTGATTCCCTTCCAGACCTTTTTCGAATTGCTGGCGAGCAAGCAGTTTCCGGTGGCGACCTTTATTCGTACACGCGAAGAGCTGGATTACCTGCAAGAGCCTGACATTTTCCACGAGATCTTTGGCCACTGTCCTCTGCTGACCAACCCCTGGTTCGCCGAATTCACCCACACCTACGGCAAACTCGGCCTGCAAGCTTCCAAGGAAGAGCGCGTGTACCTGGCGCGCCTGTACTGGATGACCATCGAGTTCGGTCTGGTCGACACACCGCAAGGCCTGCGTATCTACGGTGGCGGCATTCTGTCCTCGCCCAAAGAAACCGTTTACTGCCTGTCGGACGAGCCGGAGCATCAGGCGTTCGACCCGCTGGAATGCATGCGCACGCCATACCGCATCGACATTCTGCAACCGCTGTACTTTGTCCTGCCGAACCTCAAGCGCCTGTTCGACCTGGCCCACGAAGACATCATGGGAATGGTCAAGCAAGGTATGCAGCTGGGGTTGCACACGCCGAAATTTCCGCCAAAAGCCGCGTGACCCGCGCCTTTTGGCATCAAGTGAGTCTGTTACGGATCGCCGCTTTGCTTTAGCGTGGTCCCACTGACGACCGTTTTTCAAAACACTCGATTTCAGGAACACATCATGTCCACATTAAACCAAGCCCATTGCGAAGCCTGCCGCGCCGACGCCCCTCAAGTCAGCGACGAAGAATTGCCGATCCTGATCAAGCAAATCCCTGACTGGAACATCGAAGTCCGCGACAGCGTGATGCAGCTGGAAAAAGTTTTCCTGTTCAAGAATTTCAAACACGCGCTAGCGTTCACCAACGCCGTCGGTGAAATCTCCGAGGCCGAAGGTCACCACCCAGGCCTGCTGACCGAATGGGGCAAAGTCACCGTGACCTGGTGGAGCCACTCCATCAAAGGCCTGCACCGCAACGACTTCATCATGGCCGCGCGCACCGACGAAGTGGCGAAGAACGCCGAGGGCCGCAAATAATGCATTTCGACGCCATCGGTCGAGTACCCGGCGACCCGATTCTCGGCCTGATGGAGGCCTATGCGCTGGACCCTAACCCGCGCAAATTCGACCTCGGCGTGGGTGTCTATAAAGACGCCCAGGGCCTGACGCCAATCCCCGAAGCAGTGAAGCTCGCCGAGCAGCACTTGGTGGATCGTCAATCCACCAAGACCTACATCGGGGGCCACGGCAATGTAGCGTTCGGCAAAGTCATCAACGAATTGGTGCTTGGCGCTGATTCAGTGCTGATCGCCGAACAACGGGCCGGCGCCACTCAAACGCCGGGCGGCACCGGTGCGCTGCGTTTGAGCGCCGACTTCATCGCCCAATGCCTGCCGGGCCGTGGCGTGTGGCTGAGCAACCCGACCTGGCCGATCCACGAAACCATTTTCGCGGAGGCCGGGGTCAAGGTCAGTCATTACCCGTACGTGGGCAGCGATAACCGTCTTGATGTGGAGGCGATGCTGGCGGTGCTCAATGAAGCCCCCAAGGGCGATGTGGTGCTGCTGCATGCCTGCTGCCACAACCCGACCGGTTTCGATCTGTCCCATGACGATTGGCGTCGGGTGCTGGACGTGGTGCGCAGTCGCGATTTACTGCCCCTGATCGACTTCGCGTATCAGGGTTTCGGCGACGGCCTGGAGCAAGATGCCTGGTCGACCCGGCTGTTCGCCGCCGAGTTGCCGGAAGTGCTGATCACCAGTTCCTGCTCGAAAAACTTCGGCCTGTACCGCGACCGCACCGGCGCATTGATTGTCTGCGCGAAAACCGCCGACAAGCTGGTGGACATCCGCAGCCAACTGGCCAACATCGCCCGTAACCTGTGGTCGACGCCACCGGATCATGGCGCCGCCGTGGTCGCGACCATCCTCGGCGATCCAGCGCTGAAAAGCCGCTGGGCCGACGAAGTGGAAGCCATGCGTTTGCGTATCGCCCAGTTGCGCAGCGGTCTGGTCGAAGCGCTTGAACCCCACGGCTTGCGCGAGCGATTTGCGCACATTGGTGTGCAACGCGGGATGTTTTCCTACACCGGTTTGTCGCCGGAACAGGTCAAGCAACTGCGCGAGCATCACAGCGTGTACATGGTCAGCTCAGGCCGAGCTAACGTGGCAGGGATTGATGCGACGCGTCTGGACTTGCTGGCCGAAGCTATCGCTGACGTCTGCAAATAATACGATGCAATGGCGAGCTCCTTGTGGCGAGGGAGCTTGCTCCCGCTCGAGCGCGTAGCGGTCGCAAAAACCGCAACCGAGTTCTAACGCAAACAACTCATTGCCTGCATTGGGGCCGCTCCGCAGCCCAGCGGGAGCAAGCTCCCTCGCCACAGTAGGTCTTCGCCCCCTGTAGACCTGTCTAGACAATCCCATCCGTCGCAACAATTGGATATAAAAGTCTATTTGTCATTTCTCCTGCTGTATCCTGCGCAGGCTTTTTTAAAAGCGCGGATCTACCAGATCTATCAACAGACTTAGCGAGGAGCGCGACATGCACGAGATCCCTAA
This genomic stretch from Pseudomonas wuhanensis harbors:
- the flgJ gene encoding flagellar assembly peptidoglycan hydrolase FlgJ; protein product: MDMRKSGLVSSSDSGSYSDLNRLNQLKVGDKNSDANMRKVAQEFESLFLGEMLKSMRSATEALGQDNPLNTPAAKQYQEMYDQQLAVSLSREGGGIGLADVLMRQMSKNKPMAPGEAAAASAAKQAAAKAAVETPIAAGTVATNGPLSRLNGERPLWASRSVKTPASAGEGAHRNDMALINQRRLALPPKLADRLLAGLVPSASTPATTATTAQNNIQVPQSTKTGSGPLYNGDWLASQTDTTTSGRLQIYGRAMAQIPLAPPKKAFSSADEFVNTMLPMAKEAADRIGVDPRYLVAQAALETGWGKSVMRAQDGSSSHNLFGIKASSNWKGDSARAITSEFRNGEMVKETAEFRSYGSYKDSFHDLVTLLQSNNRYQDVLKSADNPEQFVRELQKAGYATDPDYASKISQIAKQMTSYQNYAAAGASTTPL
- a CDS encoding flagellar basal body P-ring protein FlgI, translated to MLNLKHLMVGVLLLSAAFDAQAERLKDIASISGVRSNQLIGYGLVVGLNGTGDQTTQTPFTLQTFNNMLSQFGIKVPAGSGNVQLKNVAAVSISADLPAFAKPGQQIDITVASIGNSKSLRGGTLLLTPLKGIDGNVYAVAQGNLVVGGFDAEGRDGSKITVNVPSAGRIPGGASVERAVPSGFNQGNSLTLNLNRSDFTTAKRIVDKINNMLGPGVAQAIDGGSIRVTAPLDPSQRVDYLSILENLEVDPGQAVAKVIINSRTGTIVIGQNVKVSPAAVTHGSLTVTITEDPIVSQPGPLSNGQTAVVPRSRVNAQQEAKPMFKFGPGTTLDEIVRAVNQVGAAPGDLMAILEALKQAGALQADLIVI
- the flgH gene encoding flagellar basal body L-ring protein FlgH, with translation MNRFVSVLALSGAVVLAGCVAPPPKPNDPYYAPVLPRTPLPAAANNGSIYQAGFEQNLYSDRKAFRVGDIITITLNERTQASKNANSQIDKNSKTDIGLSSFFGGGLSTSDPVGSGSLSLDVGYEGDRATKGDSKSGQSNSLTGSITVTVADVLPNGIIAVRGEKWLTLNTGDELVRIAGLVRADDIATDNTVSSTRVADARITYSGTGAFADASQPGWFDRFFLSPLFPF
- the flgG gene encoding flagellar basal-body rod protein FlgG, with the protein product MLPALWVAKTGLSAQDTNLTTISNNLANVSTTGFKRDRAEFQDLLYQIKRQPGAQSTQDSELPSGLQVGTGVRIVGTQKNFTAGSLQTTEQPLDLAVDGRGFFQILQPDGTTAYTRDGTFHLDSNGQIVNASGFALEPAIVIPNDAQTFTVGRDGTVSVTVAGNPASQVIGNLQTADFINPAGLQAVGNNLFLETAASGAPQVGTPGLAGFGTTLQNTLETSNVSTVEEMVNMITTQRAYEMNSKVISTADQMLSFVTQNL
- a CDS encoding flagellar basal body rod protein FlgF codes for the protein MDKYLYVAMTGASQNALAQKAHANNLANISTNGFQKDLEQARSMPVFGDSFPARAFAMSERPATDFSPGALVQTGRDLDVAVQGNGWIAVQNPDGGESYVRTGSLNVDALGVLRAGNGMPVVGNGGPIAVPPEQQIEVGEDGTISIRAMGEGPRVMAEVDRIKLVNPDFKNMTKGLDGSIHTKDGKPAQADANVKLVSGFLESSNVNAVEEMTSVLALAKQFELHIKMMNTAKDDDQAMARVLQIS
- a CDS encoding sigma-54-dependent phenylalanine hydroxylase transcriptional regulator PhhR, which produces MRIKVHCQNRIGILRDILNLLVEYGINVARGEVGGEHGNAIYLHCPNLINIQFQALRPKFEAIGGVFGVKRVGLMPSERRHMELNALLGALEFPVLSIDMGGSIVAANRAAAQLLGVRVDEVPGIPLSRYAEDFDLPELVRANKSRINGLRVKVKGDVFLADIAPLQSEHDESEAMAGAVLTLHRADRVGERIYNVRKQELRGFDSIFQSSKVMAAVVREARRMAPLDAPLLIEGETGTGKELLARACHLASPRGQSPLMALNCAGLPESMAETELFGYGPGAFEGARAEGKLGLLELTAGGTLFLDGVGEMSPRLQVKLLRFLQDGCFRRVGSDEEVYLDVRVICATQVDLSELCARGEFRQDLYHRLNVLSLHIPPLRECLDGLAPLVEHFLDQASRQIGCPLPKLAPAAMERLSHYHWPGNVRQLENVLFQAVSLCDGGTVKAEHIRLPDYGVRQPLGDFSLEGGLDEIVGRFEKAVLERLYSEHPSSRQLGKRLGVSHTTIANKLREYEVGKTES
- the phhA gene encoding phenylalanine 4-monooxygenase — encoded protein: MKQTQYVAREPDAQGFIDYPAEEHAVWNTLITRQLKVVEGRACQEYLDGIEKLGLPHDRIPQLGEINKVLGETTGWQVARVPALIPFQTFFELLASKQFPVATFIRTREELDYLQEPDIFHEIFGHCPLLTNPWFAEFTHTYGKLGLQASKEERVYLARLYWMTIEFGLVDTPQGLRIYGGGILSSPKETVYCLSDEPEHQAFDPLECMRTPYRIDILQPLYFVLPNLKRLFDLAHEDIMGMVKQGMQLGLHTPKFPPKAA
- a CDS encoding 4a-hydroxytetrahydrobiopterin dehydratase: MSTLNQAHCEACRADAPQVSDEELPILIKQIPDWNIEVRDSVMQLEKVFLFKNFKHALAFTNAVGEISEAEGHHPGLLTEWGKVTVTWWSHSIKGLHRNDFIMAARTDEVAKNAEGRK
- a CDS encoding amino acid aminotransferase — encoded protein: MHFDAIGRVPGDPILGLMEAYALDPNPRKFDLGVGVYKDAQGLTPIPEAVKLAEQHLVDRQSTKTYIGGHGNVAFGKVINELVLGADSVLIAEQRAGATQTPGGTGALRLSADFIAQCLPGRGVWLSNPTWPIHETIFAEAGVKVSHYPYVGSDNRLDVEAMLAVLNEAPKGDVVLLHACCHNPTGFDLSHDDWRRVLDVVRSRDLLPLIDFAYQGFGDGLEQDAWSTRLFAAELPEVLITSSCSKNFGLYRDRTGALIVCAKTADKLVDIRSQLANIARNLWSTPPDHGAAVVATILGDPALKSRWADEVEAMRLRIAQLRSGLVEALEPHGLRERFAHIGVQRGMFSYTGLSPEQVKQLREHHSVYMVSSGRANVAGIDATRLDLLAEAIADVCK